One region of Ornithinibacter aureus genomic DNA includes:
- a CDS encoding PASTA domain-containing protein, which translates to MIPPRSIVIIGLTLAISGCSAQPDESPSTPTSTTKPATTPSVTTAPPTDVLIPDIKGMSGEAARKVLIGMGLVGSFAPPVVNMPDLYDRGHWVVTSQTPAAGAEAQPGDEVKFVAAQVGPLASEVIAAFKEKGLPVTEPRDNTEQNCYGVVHECVMLMTTEDVSVYEFANERDATAFLKSWGAANAHQEGVIVLSYLAARTPDKLRPRYEAALTTLMGDY; encoded by the coding sequence ATGATCCCGCCGCGCAGCATCGTCATCATCGGACTGACCTTGGCCATTTCGGGATGCTCGGCTCAGCCTGATGAGTCGCCGTCCACGCCAACTTCCACAACGAAACCCGCAACGACGCCCAGCGTCACGACTGCGCCACCCACGGACGTCCTTATCCCCGACATCAAGGGCATGTCGGGCGAGGCGGCTCGCAAAGTCCTGATTGGCATGGGCCTGGTCGGCAGCTTCGCGCCCCCAGTTGTCAACATGCCGGACTTGTACGACCGCGGCCATTGGGTCGTGACGAGCCAGACGCCAGCGGCCGGCGCAGAGGCCCAGCCCGGCGATGAGGTCAAGTTCGTGGCGGCACAGGTCGGGCCTTTGGCCTCGGAGGTGATCGCTGCCTTCAAGGAGAAGGGGTTGCCGGTCACCGAGCCGCGGGACAACACGGAGCAGAACTGCTACGGAGTGGTCCACGAGTGCGTGATGCTCATGACGACCGAGGACGTGTCGGTCTATGAGTTCGCGAACGAGCGAGACGCCACGGCGTTCCTGAAGTCATGGGGTGCCGCCAATGCGCATCAGGAGGGTGTGATCGTCCTGAGTTATCTGGCGGCGCGAACGCCCGATAAGTTGCGGCCCCGTTACGAGGCGGCCCTGACGACACTCATGGGTGACTACTGA
- a CDS encoding DUF3800 domain-containing protein, producing the protein MLSLYLDDVKSQGRVGLVGIILPSDNVRSLCAAVEAIVREGGPAPKNRQSVELKGEEILGNRGWWRSKSPRERLLVATQCLASLEPHGARILQRVGRKPAGKTLNEAKRSTSMAMAIVASDYAREVNERSIMAVCDEQSVDLVTTDSVMHFDRMEDPYHHAVIVDAVYAVDSRRSRMIQLADLVAHVWQAKETPGAPHGDLWSQVRHLEYRPVNFMMGGSSAS; encoded by the coding sequence ATGCTGAGCCTGTACCTCGACGACGTGAAGTCCCAGGGCCGGGTCGGGCTCGTGGGGATCATCCTGCCAAGCGACAACGTGCGCTCTCTCTGCGCCGCAGTCGAAGCGATAGTCCGCGAGGGTGGCCCGGCCCCCAAGAACCGGCAGTCCGTGGAACTCAAGGGCGAGGAGATCCTGGGAAACCGCGGCTGGTGGAGGAGCAAGTCACCGCGGGAACGACTGCTCGTCGCCACACAATGCCTGGCGAGTTTGGAACCGCACGGCGCGCGCATCCTCCAGCGCGTTGGCCGCAAGCCGGCAGGCAAGACGCTCAATGAGGCCAAGAGGAGCACCAGCATGGCCATGGCCATAGTGGCGAGCGACTACGCTCGCGAGGTCAACGAGCGCTCGATCATGGCCGTGTGCGACGAGCAGAGCGTCGATCTCGTTACCACCGATAGCGTGATGCACTTTGACCGGATGGAAGACCCTTACCATCATGCGGTGATCGTGGACGCGGTCTACGCCGTGGACTCGCGCCGATCAAGAATGATCCAACTTGCAGATCTCGTCGCCCATGTCTGGCAGGCCAAGGAGACGCCTGGCGCCCCCCACGGCGATCTCTGGAGTCAAGTTCGCCACCTCGAGTACCGCCCCGTCAACTTCATGATGGGTGGGTCCTCTGCCTCCTGA